Proteins found in one Cellulomonas palmilytica genomic segment:
- a CDS encoding NUDIX hydrolase: MTSPVPTKAAGDDEPAAFVAPAGPDLAVAADATSDDGRPDHALGPEWTRGADGLLFRTAARVILLDEDDRVLLIRGHDADQPERSWWFTIGGGIDAGESAREAAVREVREETGIVLADDALVGPVFTRSAIFDFFFEHCRQDEEIFLARVASTSFVAEDRSGWTALEQDVIDELRWWSLPDLAAVEIEVFPEGLAGLVASLLPSWDGETRHLGLARE; this comes from the coding sequence GTGACCTCACCGGTGCCGACGAAGGCCGCGGGCGACGACGAGCCCGCGGCCTTCGTCGCGCCTGCGGGTCCGGACCTCGCGGTGGCCGCGGACGCGACCAGCGACGACGGGCGCCCGGACCACGCGCTGGGACCCGAGTGGACGCGCGGGGCCGACGGCCTGCTGTTCCGCACGGCGGCGCGCGTGATCCTGCTCGACGAGGACGACCGCGTGCTGCTGATCCGGGGCCACGACGCGGACCAGCCCGAGCGCTCGTGGTGGTTCACGATCGGCGGCGGGATCGACGCGGGGGAGTCCGCGCGCGAGGCCGCGGTGCGTGAGGTGCGCGAGGAGACGGGCATCGTGCTGGCCGACGACGCGCTCGTCGGACCGGTGTTCACACGTTCGGCGATCTTCGACTTCTTCTTCGAGCACTGCCGGCAGGACGAGGAGATCTTCCTGGCGCGTGTGGCGTCGACGTCGTTCGTCGCGGAGGACCGTTCGGGCTGGACGGCGCTCGAGCAGGACGTGATCGACGAGCTGCGGTGGTGGTCGTTGCCCGACCTCGCGGCCGTCGAGATCGAGGTGTTCCCGGAGGGGCTGGCCGGGCTCGTCGCGAGCCTGCTCCCGTCGTGGGACGGCGAGACGCGGCACCTGGGCCTCGCGCGCGAGTGA
- the pdxS gene encoding pyridoxal 5'-phosphate synthase lyase subunit PdxS, translating to MAEMLKGGVIMDVVTAEQAKIAEDAGAVAVMALERVPADIRAQGGVARMSDPDLIDGIIEAVSIPVMAKARIGHFVEAQVLQSLGVDYVDESEVLTPADYAHHIDKWAFTVPFVCGATNLGEALRRITEGAAMIRSKGEAGTGDVSNATTHMRTLRDEIRRLTSLPEDELYLAAKELQAPYELVKEVATAGKLPVVLFTAGGIATPADAAMMMQLGAEGVFVGSGIFKSGNPAERAAAIVKATTFYDDPDVIAKVSRGLGEAMVGINVDDVPVPHRLAERGW from the coding sequence ATGGCCGAGATGCTCAAGGGCGGCGTCATCATGGACGTCGTCACCGCGGAGCAGGCGAAGATCGCCGAGGACGCGGGCGCCGTGGCCGTCATGGCCCTCGAGCGCGTCCCGGCGGACATCCGCGCGCAGGGCGGCGTGGCGCGCATGAGCGACCCCGACCTGATCGACGGCATCATCGAGGCCGTCTCCATCCCGGTCATGGCGAAGGCGCGCATCGGCCACTTCGTCGAGGCGCAGGTGCTGCAGAGCCTCGGCGTGGACTACGTCGACGAGTCCGAGGTGCTGACGCCCGCGGACTACGCGCACCACATCGACAAGTGGGCGTTCACCGTGCCGTTCGTGTGCGGTGCGACGAACCTGGGCGAGGCGCTGCGCCGCATCACCGAGGGCGCGGCGATGATCCGCTCGAAGGGTGAGGCCGGCACGGGTGACGTGTCGAACGCGACGACCCACATGCGCACGCTGCGCGACGAGATCCGCCGCCTGACCTCCCTGCCCGAGGACGAGCTGTACCTCGCGGCCAAGGAGCTGCAGGCGCCGTACGAGCTCGTCAAGGAGGTCGCGACCGCGGGCAAGCTCCCGGTCGTGCTGTTCACCGCGGGCGGCATCGCGACGCCGGCCGACGCCGCGATGATGATGCAGCTCGGCGCCGAGGGCGTGTTCGTCGGCTCGGGCATCTTCAAGTCCGGCAACCCGGCCGAGCGCGCGGCTGCCATCGTCAAGGCCACGACGTTCTACGACGACCCCGACGTGATCGCGAAGGTCTCGCGCGGCCTGGGCGAGGCGATGGTCGGCATCAACGTCGACGACGTGCCGGTGCCGCACCGGCTGGCCGAGCGGGGCTGGTGA